In Gadus morhua chromosome 9, gadMor3.0, whole genome shotgun sequence, the sequence AGTGTTTTGTCCACTAAAATGAACTACACATTAGGAATCATTTGTAGTTTCAGTTGATACCGCAAGTTTTACCTGCATATTTTGATTTCTCGAATGTATCCTAAGGCTATAAGACAGGTAGGACAATCATAACCTGTAATATGATCTGATTTAAGTATGGATTTCTGTTGTTTTCAGCGGTCTTTGAGAAGCTTCAGAAAGTGTTCAATGGCATCCGCTTTAAACGCATAATAACCATATGGAGCTTTGCTGTGAAGGAATCAAAGAGGACCAAGGAATACTTGGAGgtttgaggggtgtgtgtgtgtgtgtgtgtgtgtgtgtgtgtgtgtgtgtgtgtgtgtgtgtgtgtgtgtgtgtgtgtgtgtgtgtgtgtgtgtgtgtgtgtgtgtgtgtgtgtgtgtgtgttctaatcTGCTGCTCCGTGGGTGTACCCCAGACACTGGATAAGGGTGTGCTGGAGATGAGCGACCAGGCTGGAGAGGGATGTGACAGTGTCTCCGTTCTCCCCGGGAAGCTCTCCAATAAGGTATCACACTGACATCCATCTTTTTGTAGGAAACTATATGCCgagttaaaaataataaagatcaagctaaaaacacaaatatataggTTATTTTGAGCGCCTATCTGGCATCTGGAATGTGACATATTTGTAAAAGACAATATGAGGGATGAATATGATATGGTCATTCAGTGTTTAGAGAGGTCAGGGGCCAGTGCCTCATGCTTTCTTTTCATTGTGATCACATCACTGTGTTTTCAGTGGCTGCAATGTAATTCCCAATCATACACTCTGTGTCGtgatcaaataaacattttttaagAGGTCAGCAAGTTCGATTTGAGTAAAAAAGATAATAGTACAATCTTCTTTATTTCCCCCctagtttttattttgaaatgtttggTTAAAAAACTAGCATTAACAAGTAATTTTTCATGTTGTCTTTAAAGTAACGAGGGCTCCGACTGTACAGGGGCCCAGGATGTCTCCCGTGCCCTACAGGCAGTCAGCGATGAGGTCATGTGTGTTGCATAAGACTACAGTGCGCTGTAAACACTCTGTTTCAGTTCCAGGACTGCTGATTAAAGCCATTCCCATCTCATTATGGCCATATATATCATATCTGACATTGCCATTCCAGGGGTGTATGTTTACGGAAAGCTCTTTCTTTAGTTAATACCACATGTTCAGCTCCAGGACCCTAcaggtttttttctttttaaactaCGACTAGTATAGTAGTCGTAGTTTACTTACTTCTGCTGTTTACATTGTTGAGTTTTTGTGTGCACTGATATGTAAATAATCATTAAGTTCAACATGTGACTGATCTGCCGTGTATCTTCATGCGTCACAACAATTATAGTATGTTTGCAATTATAATAGTCATAACAACACATACGTCTTAAGTGCTATGGAATCTTGTAAACATGCCATAGCACAATTTCTCTCAATAACCTTTCTTAATAAACAAGGGATATGTGCTCTATAACTTATAAAGTACGCAGGattttgaaaaacattttttaaaatcAAAAAAGTAATTTCGTCTTTTTCATGGGTTAACTGATAAGTACCGGATATGTCCAAAAGGCATAGCTGTACCACAAAGACTCAAATCAATCCGTATGTCAAACAGCATTGTTCACTTCAAGAGAGCAGTTCGGGTACAGTTGTAATTCTACACAACGCCCAAAATGCACATCAAATAATTAATTGCTGgaagtatttttttaatgataataaagcttataattaaaaaatgatAAGCTTTTTTAATGCTTATCATTAGTAACCAACGTGATAGTAACCAATTTTATCACGTTGGTTACTAAAGAAACAGAATGCTGTTCAGTGAGGAATAGATCAAATCCATGAGTAGGTCTGTGTGCTTTCAGATCTTCCAGTATTTAGAGTTGCGAGACCTGCTGAAATGTGAGCTAGTGTGCAGTACGTGGAGAGCCATCACACAGTCGGGGCATCTGTGGAGTcgggtaggcctacattttccCCTTTCATCTCTGTATGCGGTCCTCACCCATGACACTGAACCGCAGGAACACATACGGACTACACAAGTGTTGAGGATTTCTCCTAATGTCTCTGACTCTGGCAGGTAAACTTCTCTGTAGAAAAAGACTGGATCACTGACCTGACGGTCAAGGAGATTCTACAGAAGTACCGGCCCTTTGTCACCAACCTCAACCTACGCGGCTGCACGTCCCTTACCTGGCTTAGCTTGACATGCATCAGTGAGTATTCTGTGCAACAGATGCACCGGTTTCATGTGTAGTCCCTATATCCAAGTGATTTATCCCAGCAAATTGTAAATATCTATGTTATCAAGCAACTATCTAATAGTCAAAAAGttaatttttcatttgtatATTTGCAATGAAGTTATAAGGATCATCAACTATAGATCATTCTAAAGGTCGGTTTCTCCATCTGATACAGACTGATTGTATTGCTTGTGTGAGGGGGGTTAATATAGATAGTGGAGGTTGGATGTTCAGTGGAGTCAGGACAGTCTGATGATCTGGTACTTCTGGGGCCCTCTGAGGTGGCTGGGCTCCGGGTTCTCCTCCAGAGTCCCCTGCACCTCAAGGAGGCTCTCCCACAGCTCAGGGTCCGTGTCCCCCAGCTCCTCGTGCTCCACCTGGCTGCGCTGCGCCTCCTTTGGGCACCCGCGGTAATAGGAGTCCACGTACTTCTCCACCCGCTCCCCCATGTGCTGCACAGGAGAACGGCATTGCAGGCCAGACATCCTCACCCCAGGGTGCAGACGCAGCCAGTACACCATGTAGTGGATGCTGAAAAGAGTACCTTGTTCAGTATGTATTTTAGGTAACAGACTCAGCTCACAAAACCGGACTGTGGTGACTTCCCTTCCATGTCCAGAATATAAAAGTCCTCCTGGTATTTTTCCCGACTGTGAGTCTGTTGCCAAACAGCAGACTCGGATACACATTAAACCTTATTTATTGTCGCCGTGAGTGAACTGTGTGAACCAATAAGGTCATCAAAGGGTACAGGGTTCCTAAAGCAATTAGTCCCATATTTTGCCTCTCTGAAAGTGTGCAAACAGCGTGTCCACAGCCATGTTACGGCCAACAGTGACCATAAATGCCATGGTCGTGTGTGGACTGTCCGCCCACTTCAGCAATGGCGCATCACAGTGACTATATAGCCCACATAATGGTTTATTGCAATGCTGGAGCAGAAACTTGGCAGCGAATTTCTCACCTCCTGGACCTGGAAGGTTTTTACTACTGATTAGATTATTTATTGTACAGATGAGAATAGCCCACCTGTAGTTGCACACCCAGGGGTTTCCTCCCAGCTTCAGCAGGGACAGGAAGTAAAGGTCTTCCAGGACGCCATGCTGAACAAAGTGCAAGTTGTTGTCGGACAGATCCATCTCATGAAGGTGGAGCAGGCCTGACAGAGAGCCTGGGATAGaaaacggagagagacagagagacagataaagggACAGACAGCTAATGGTTTTATggttattatcaaacaaagaaTATTCCTTTCCCAGAAGGCTGAAATTTGTGCTGGATTTGTTTAGTTTTGCATTAATGTTCCCTGTTTCTTTCTTGGATGTCATTTCATATTCCGACCAACATTTTGGTCTGAGTATTATTCTCCAGAAAACCACGGGTCTCTCTGTCCACTGGCCAACATTCCTCTTCTGTTTCCCATTCAAAATGTCTACTATGTTTATAATACGCCCCTGGCGTGTTATTGCCCCTCTACAGCTAATGATATTCTAAAGTGGACAGCTATATTTCAGAGGTCTTTTGAGACTATGTTTCACCATCCCTTCTTTCCCTTCTGTTTATATCAGGTTTAGATATTTGGAATAAAAAGTGTTTACCCTTTTCCATGTGCTCCAGGTCATTGTCCTTGAGGTTTAATGTTCTCAAGCTCCGGGCTTCATGGAAATCTCTGGCTCGTAGCTGACGAATGGAATTATGAGACAGGTCCATATGAACGATATAATCCGGAATACCACTTGGAACCTCGGTCAAATCTGggaagggagggacagagtTATTCTGTATTGTATGTTATGCAATACGCTCAACCGTTGCATCATGATTGTTCGCTCAGATGTTCGTATTCTACATCGTGGTATTTGCTGGGGAAATATTGTTTCACCATCTGTGCTGTGCAACTTTGGCAGTGAGTTGAGATgctaaaatgtgtttgtgactcTCAAGAGAGATCCAAGCTGCTTGTTTCTGATAGTACCACCGTGGTTCCTTGGGAATGCAAAGAAGAGAATGCCCGACTTCAAAAGACTGTTCTCGGCTTTAATGTGTGAGCTTGATGATCAAGGCCATATTTCTACAACCCTTCTCTTAATCTTTCTGTTGCATAACAAACACGTGGCCCATTcacccaaaaccaaaacatctTCTGTATCTGTGAAAATACAAAGACCTAAAACCAATCAAAGGTGGTGGAGAATCAGTCTGTAAAAGCACCTCTCCGACTGCAGTCCAGCCGTGGCTCTGGGTAGAGGTAGGCGTGGCAGGAGACGGTGGCGTCCGGCTTGCCTTGGATCCCGCTGGGTTTTCCAGGCTCAGAGGGGTCCGTCTGATCGTCCTGGGGGCCCTGGTCCGAGTCCTGGCACAGAAACTCAGTATCAACCTGCTTCAGCTTCTTGCCTTTCAACCTGAGCGGCTCTGTACACCTGCCAGAAGAAAATTGGTTTCAGGCCATGGGTTATGTCATATAAATGTCATATAAACTTTCCCCAGGATATGACCCACGAGATCCAAAATAATTTATGCTAATAATAAATCTTCTGCAagatgtctaacccctacctgctctgtAATGACCCGTCTGTATTCACAGTCcaacccctatctgctccttcaAGACCTGCataactgtctaacccctacctgcttcttaaggACCTGTATCTGtagtcactgtctaacccctacctgcgccTTCAagacctttctctgtactgttgAACCTCCAACTGCCCCTCCATGACCTGTGCCAAGGTGAATGCATCTTCTAAATCGGTGACCATCATTTGTGTGCAGTGACTCGCCTGGCGTGGTTGGCTAGGTGACGGTTGCTTGGGACCTGCAGGGTCTGTACGAGGCTTTCTAGCGTGCAGCCACAGTTCCAGGGGTTGTCGTAGAGACGCAGGTACTGCAGGTTGGGCATGGGGATCAGGGCCTCCTCGCTCACCATGGCCAGCTTGTTGTGCTGCAGGAGCAGCGTCTTGAGGCGCCACAGGCCCCGGAAggcctcttcctccaccacggAGATCTGGTTCTGCTGCAGGTCCAGACTCTTGAGACCCTCAAAGCCGGCGAAGGCCCCGTCGCGTAGGATACGTATCCGGTTGCGGGCCAGGAGAAGATGCTTGGGCTCCTTGGACCAGCTTCTGGAGCTAGGGATGGAGATCAGGCCGCGCTCCTGGCAGTCCAGAAAGACGTCCCTGGATTGCAGGGACTCTGTGCAGTTCGGGGGAAGTAACCTGGCAGCGTCGGATCTGCCATGGCGCCTGTTGCCTCGCCACCTACCATGGTGGTCCAAGACAAGTGCTGTGAGTTTGTCACTCACGCACAAACAACGATTGTGTACACTTAATGTTGCAATCCATGTGTCAACTAAATATGCAGAAGGATGAACAAGTGGATGACCCACACCTGTC encodes:
- the LOC115551036 gene encoding leucine-rich repeat-containing protein 17 produces the protein MHLTSSILWAVVVLLLLSMAEMRRAGRGKGLKGVRNGLARDRWRGNRRHGRSDAARLLPPNCTESLQSRDVFLDCQERGLISIPSSRSWSKEPKHLLLARNRIRILRDGAFAGFEGLKSLDLQQNQISVVEEEAFRGLWRLKTLLLQHNKLAMVSEEALIPMPNLQYLRLYDNPWNCGCTLESLVQTLQVPSNRHLANHARCTEPLRLKGKKLKQVDTEFLCQDSDQGPQDDQTDPSEPGKPSGIQGKPDATVSCHAYLYPEPRLDCSRRDLTEVPSGIPDYIVHMDLSHNSIRQLRARDFHEARSLRTLNLKDNDLEHMEKGSLSGLLHLHEMDLSDNNLHFVQHGVLEDLYFLSLLKLGGNPWVCNYSIHYMVYWLRLHPGVRMSGLQCRSPVQHMGERVEKYVDSYYRGCPKEAQRSQVEHEELGDTDPELWESLLEVQGTLEENPEPSHLRGPQKYQIIRLS